The following DNA comes from Calonectris borealis chromosome 37, bCalBor7.hap1.2, whole genome shotgun sequence.
ggtcctgggtggccatgggtccatgggtggctgtgggtggccatgggtccctgggtggctgtgggtctatgggtggccatgggtccctgggtggctgtgggtggccgtgggtcccTGGatggccatgggtggccatgggtccctgggtggctgtgggtcctgggtggctgtgggtcctgggtggccatgggtccatgggtggctgtgggtggccgtgggtccctgggtggccgtgggtctatgggtggccatgggtccatgggtggctgtgggtggccgtgggtcctgggtggccatgggtctatgggtggccatgggtccatgggtggctgtgggtggccgtgggtccctgggtggccgtgggtctatgggtggccgtgggtccctgggtggccgtgggtctatgggtggccatgggtccataggtggctgtgggtggccatgggtccctgggtggccatgggtccatgggtggctgtgggtggctgtgggtcctgggtggccgtgggttgcAGGTGGCTGTGGGTAGCTGTGGGTCCATGGGTCCCAGGTGGCCATGGACGGCTGTAGGTCCCTGGATGGCCAtgggtcctgggtggccatgggtggctgtgggtgacCATGGGTGGCGGGTGGCTGTGGGTCCCAGGTGGccatgggtggctgtgggtggcggGTGGCTGTGGGTCCCAGGGGGCTGTGGGTCCCAGGTGGCCATGGATGGCTGTAGGTCCCTGGATGGCCATGGGTCCTGGGTGACCATGGGTGGCGGGTGGCTGTGGGTCCCAGGTGgccgtgggtggccgtgggtggcgGGTGGCCATGGgtcatgggtggccatgggtcatgggtggctgtgggtggcggGTGGCTGTGGGTCCCAGGGGGCTGTGGGTCCCAGGTGGCCATGGATGGCTGTAGGTCCCTGGATGGCCATGGgtcctgggtggctgtgggtggtgggtggctgtgggtcccaggtggccgtgggtggcgggtggccatgggtcctgggtggctgtgggtggcggGTGGCTGTGGGTCCCAGGTGGCCGTGGGTGGCGGGTGGCCATGGgtcatgggtggccatgggtcatgggtggctgtgggtgctgggtggctgtgggtggcggGTGGCTGTGGGTCCCGGGTGGCCGCGGGTGGCCGCGGGTGCCAGCCTGCCGCCCCCCCAGAGGTGCAGCTGAAGCCGCGGCACCGTCCCCTGCGCCTGGTGCGGCAGTGGCCGGAGCTGCTGCTGCGCTTCAGCCTCGGCTCCCACGCCGACATCGCCCAGGGtgagccccgcgccccgccggggggccccggggtggggggtccccggggtggggcggccccggggtggggtccccggggtggggcggccccggggtggggtccccggggtggggggtccctgggctgggggggtccccgaggtgggggggtccctggagtCGGGGTTCCCCAGGGTGGCAGGGTCACCCTGGGGTGAGGGGGTCACTGGGCTGGGGGGTTCCCCAGGGTGGCAGggtcaccctggggtgggggggtccccggggtggggcggccccggggtggggggtccccggggtggggggtccccggggtggggcgGCCCCGgagtgggggggtccccggggtggggggtccctgggcctggggggtccccgaggtgggggggtccctggagtcgggggtccccagggtggcagaGTCACCCTGGGGTGAGGGGATCACTGGGCTGGGGGGTTCCCCAGGGTGGCAGggtcaccctggggtggggggtccctggggtggggttcccgggggggtccccagggtggggggtccccggggcggggtccccggacgccggggtcccctctcacgcccccccgccccccagacgagccctgcctgcagctgcgcAGGAACGTCTTCTTCCCCAAGGGCAAGGAGCtggaggtgagcggggccgggacccccacccgcatgcggggtcctgggggggccccTGAGGGGGTCGCGGGGCGACGCGCGGGGTGACGGTGGGTCCccgcagctggaggaggaggagctgctgcggctgctgtACGAGGAGGCGCGGGGGAACCTGCTGGGGGGGCGCTACCCCGTGGACCCCCCCGacggggaggagctgggggccCTGGCCTGCCGCCTGCGCCTGGGCCCCTTCCAGCCCGGCCGCCACACGGCCCACAGCCTGCGGTCAGCACCCGCCCCCGGCACCCCGACCCCGGCACCCCGACACCCCGACCCTGGCACCCGACCCCCGGCACCCCGACCCCGGCACCCCGACACCCCGACCCCGGCACCTCAACCCCCGgcaccccgaccccgaccccccGACCCCGGCACCCCGACCCCGGCACCTCAACCCCCGGCACCCCGACACCCCGACCCTGGCACCTCAACCCCCGGCACCCCGACCCCGACACCCCGACACCCCGACACCCCGAccccggcaccccggcaccccgacACCCCGACCCTGGCACCTCAACCCCCGGCACCCCgaccccagcaccccgaccccggCACCCCGACCCCGGCACCCCGACACCCCGACCCTGGCACCTCGACCCCCGGCACCTGACCCCCGGCACCCTGACCCCGGCACCCGACCCCCGACACCCCgaccccagcaccccgaccctGGCACCCCGACCCCCGGCACCTCGACCCCCGGCACCCCGATCCTGGCACCCCGACCCCCGACACCCCAACCCTGGCACCCGACCCCCGACACCCCGACCCCGGCACCTCGACCCCGGCACCCGACCCCCGACACCCCAACCCCCGGCACCTCGACCCCGGCACCCCGACCCCGACACCCCGACCCCGGCACCCCGACCCCAGCACCTCGACCCCCGGCACCTCGACCCCCGGCACCCCGACACCTGGCACCCCACCCGTGGCAcccccacccctggcaccccacccctggcaccccacccctggcaccccaccccatggccccccacccccccagcacccaccccgtGGCCCCAATGCCCAGCCCCCCCCTCGCGCAGCCCCTCacgccctcccccccccaggccactgctgggggagctgctgccgccacccccggggcggggggggctgtggggggcccTGCGCCGGTggggcccccgcccgcccccccccgaggAGGGGCTGCTCCGGGCCTTCgcccgcacccccggcccccaggccccccccgccgccctctaCCGCGCCTTCCTGCGCCGCTGCCACGCCCTGCCCTACTATGGGTGAGTGGGGGCCCTGCCCCACGGACCCCCCCgcggacccccagggaccccggggaccccagcgcctgggccccagggacccccagggacccccgtgtctgggccccagggacccccacggATGCCCAGGGACCCCAGTGTCCGGGCCCcacagacccccagggacccctggggaccccagcatCTGGGCCCcacagacccccagggacccccggggaccccagcaTCCAGGCCCCACagaccctcagggacccccagggaccccaatgtctgggccccagggacccccagggacccccagagaccGCAGCATCTGGGCCCCAATGGACCCCTAGGGACCCCAGCGTCCCGGGCCCCacggacccccagggaccccagtgtccagggacccccagggaccccagcgtcCAGGCCCcaaggacccccagggaccccagcgtccgggccccagggacccccagggaccccagcgtcCAGGCCCcaaggacccccagggaccccagcgtccgggccccagggacccccagggaccccagtgtccaggGACCCCAGCGTCCAGGCCCcaaggacccccagggaccccagtgtccaggGACCCCAGCGTCCAGGCCCCaaggaccccagggaccccagcgtccgggccccagggacccccagggaccccagtgtccaggGACCCCAGCGTCCAGGCCCCaaggaccccagggaccccagcgtccgggccccagggacccccagggaccccagcgtcCAGGCCCCaaggaccccagggaccccagcgtcCGGGCCCcaaggacccccagggaccccagtgtccaggccccacagccacccaggggaccccggtgtccgggCAGGGACGCCCCCCGCTTGCGCCCCACAAGTGCACccggggacccaggcatccccccccccaggtgcgcCTTCTTCCCGGGGGCCATCGAccgcccccccggggggctgctggcccggggggggctgcggcccgTCAGCGTCGCCGTGGGGCTGGAGGGCGTCACCATCATCGACCCCCGGGAGAAGGTaacggggggggctgcggggcagggtcggtgctggggggggtctatggggcaggatcaggcccgtagtgggggctgggggcgggctgggggctggggggcgggttggggggcgtcacggggcagggggggacgcCGCGGGGCtgacccctgcccccccagcacgtGCTGCTGACGCTGACCTTCCCcgagctgtgctgggagctggtgggcgccgtggggcaggagggggacggcgccgtggggcaggagggggacgcCGTGGGGCCCCCCCAGCTGTGGCTGGAGTTCGACGGCGACCACGAGGGTGCCCCCGTCAACCGCCTGCTGCGGGTGTTCTCCCCCCAGGTCAGACCCACGGCCGCGACCCACAGATccccacggggggggggcgggggcggtgggggaGCAGTGGGGCGCAGCTGGGCCCTCCCAGAGTggttggggggcagtggggagcagttggggggcagtgggggctGTTGGGGAGCAGTGGGGAGCAATTTGGGCCACTGGGGGCTGTAGGGGGGCActtgtggggcagtggggggtgtttggggggcattggggggtaTTGGGGAGCagttggggggcagcagggggtgTTGGGGAGCAGTGGGGAGCAATTTGGGCCACTGGGGGCTGTTGGGGGGCActtgtggggcagtggggggtgtttgggaggcactggggagcagTTGGGGGGCActtgtggggcagtggggggtgttggggggcactggggagcagttggggggcagtgggggttgttggggggcactggggagcagtgggggggcaatggggggtgttgggaggcactggggagcagtgggggggcagtggggggtgttggggggcactggggagcagtgggggggcagtggggttGTTGGGGGGCACTGAGGAGCagtgggggggcagtggggggtgttggggggcactggggggcagtgggggggcaatgggggttgttgggggcactggggagcagtgggggggcagtggggggtgttggggggcactggggagcagtgggggggcagtgggggttgttgggggcactggggagcagttggggggcagcggggggggcggggggctccgcgtGCTGACCTCGCCCGCAGGCAGAGCTGATGAGCGCCCTCATCGAGTGCTGCATCGagctgggggggccgggcccgcccccgcccgccccggggccgccgcccccccccgcgacCGAGGCCGAGGCCGAGGCGGAGGCGGAGACCCCCGCGCGGGGCGCCCCCTTGCGGCGGCAGGAGAGCGTCACCCGCCCGCGCCTCCAGCGCCTGGCGACCATCGACTACGTGCAGGAGGGTgggacggggggcacgggggggacccgggggggcccgggggggggccgggggaacgtgggggggaccctggcatcggggggggggaggggggacctgGGACTTGGGGGGCCCGCATggcacccgggggggggacacacacggggGGGTGGAGGCCTGCGCTGAcccccccgtgtgtccccccccagggcaggagctgcggcgGGTGAAGCCCCCCCGGCGCTCGGGGTCCTTCttcgggcggggggggggctcctACACCCCCGTGTCAgggggggccgggctggagcagggctgagccccccccctccagcacagactgggagcactgggagctccCCCCCGCtggactgggggtactgggagcccccccagcgcagactgggagcactgggagtcCCCAGCGAGGGACCTGACCCCGGAGGGACCCAGCcgtctgggacccccccaccttGTACCGACCCCCCCCGCACACTAATAAACTGCACAGGGACACGGGCGTCACCGtcacccccgggcccccccgcggGTTTGGGGCCGATTCAGGGCGGTTTGGGACATCAGAGGGGTTTGGGGCAGATCAGGGCCGGTTTGGGGCAGATCGGGGCAGTTTGGAACTCGTTTGGGACATTTTGGGGCGGTTTGGGGCAGATTTTAGGCTAATTCAGGGCAGTTTAAGGCTAATTCTGGGCATTTTGGGGCTAATTCAGGGTGGTTTGGGGCCGATGGGTGGGCAGCGTTGCCAAATGGCGGCCCCACGTGACGGCGGCCATTTTAGGGCTGGGGGTGGACACGCGTGTGTGCGTGTCACGGGGgacatgcgtgtgtgtgtgtcacgGGGCCTCGTGTTTCACAGGGCAGCCTCCCCTCATTAGCGCTAACCTAACGAGCACCTCGACGCCGCCTGCACCTCGCTCACCCCGTAGCCTCCTTTGGGGCAAATCCAGCCGATTTAGGGTCgctgctctcctctcccatcCAGCCTTCGCGGCCCTGGgcacaaaaacaccccaaaattcAACTATTTCGCTGTTTAACCCCATTTTCCCCCTCGCTCCCCGCCAGCCAGGGGCTATTTTTAACCAACCGTACCGTATTGTTTTTACAAATAAAGCCCCAGAACACCCCCGGCTCTGCGGCAAAACTGCCTCAGCTCCAGGTAACTTTTTAAGGGAGAATCTGTGATTTGGGAAAGCTTCGTGCTCTGAAAGGGGGGTTTAAGTGTTATTGGGGCTTAAGTGACACGGGTGAACACCGGCTGTGAAATCGAGCAGGTTTACAAACCGAGAAGGGGGAAAACATATAAATATTTGGGGAGATAAAGTAAACACTTTGGCGAATGGCTTCCTGAGGGAGACCGCGAGGACTCGCcgtcccctccccccttccctcagAGGGAGGACGGGACGTCCTTGTGAGCGAACGCCATTTTGGGTCGGTGGAGCGGCTCGTTTCTGAATAAAATGGGGTTTTTCGGTTAGGGAACCGCCAGGGACGTGCCCCGGCGCTGGGCTGAGCGGCGGTTTCGGCGGCATTTGGGCCAAAGGTCGCGCTTTGCCCGAGGGACGGGCTCCGCGGCGGGAGGGCACCCATTTTCTGAGGTAAAATCAAGggggaaaggggtttttttttttactttttcgtCTCTCCCGGCTCCTCGCTGCAAGCGGGGGATGGGGCTCCGCGtcggctgagcccccccccccatttgggggaggggagggaaggagcgaGCGCGCCctgcgcccgcccccgccgccgcccccgcggccaCTGCGGCAGGAGAGGCGggcggggcggtgggcggggcgagcggggcgcaTGCGCAGTGTCGCGCTGCGCCACCCGCAGcggcccggccggccggcgcCGGTTAGAGCCGGCCGGTGCCGCGTCACCGCCGGCGCCGCCTCAGCGCGTATccctccgccggccgggcccgccccccAAATGCCTGTTTTTTTGCCTGTAAATGGGCGTGGAGGAGGTATAAACTTAAAGTTAAAGCTCGGGGGGAGGGGCAGcgaagggggggagggggtttTGTGCCGTTTTAGCGGCGGTTTGGGGGTCCCCGGTTGGGATGAGTGCGAGGAACGCGGTACAGTAcccctctcccctctttcctGAGGTAATTTTTGTGTGAAAAGTCGTTAAAAAGGGCTGGTTTCCAAGAGGGAGAAAAGCCTCAGGAAAAGGGTGCCTTCAGGATGCAAGAAGGGTGAGGAATTGGGGGGGttcaccccaaaaccctgtggagagcgggctggggagggaggtggaggaGCCCCCACCTTGTGGGCTCAAAAAGGGGCTGACTGCCTAAAAGAAGCAGCTGAACAACTGCAGGTTTCAGCTTGCTGCTGTTTTTTGAGGCCTCCCCCACGGTTCTGTGCTGAGTCGGGGCCAAAATCTGTACCCTGGGCCTCAAAACCGGCTTAAATTGGCCTAATAATGCTGGCAGAGCTGTTGGGCCTCTTTTGGGCTCATTTTGAGGATTTTTAGTGCTatcccagttaaaaaaacccaatacgcTTTTTCACCCAGCAGTGccttcttactctttttttttctgataaaacccCGGGTTTTGGTGAAAACCAGGTTCACCTTTCCGATGGAAAATGCCTTAAAATGGACTCTCCAGGCCCACCCCTGAGGGAAAAACAGCTTTTGGGGGCATTTCCATGCAGAAACATGAACTCTGGCCATGTCGCGGCcgataaaataattttaaagctgaaatcggggggggggttgggtgggtaTGTCCTTAAAAACAGCCAGAAATGGGCAAAAATCATCACTGAGGTGAATTCCCCCGCCAAAATACAGTTGTGAGCAAGGGGAGGCGTCTTCCTACAGCAGAAATGGTGGAAAAACCCTGGTTTTGTGGGTCTTAGTGGCAGAATAAtgcaacaaaataataataacagcaaaacGTCTTCTCCCGCAGGAAACGCCCTGGAAACGCGGTGGAAAAACTCGCCCTGTGCCTGCTGAATGCCTCGTTGGCTTCGTCAGCGGCTTTAATTAGCCCTGGATCGGCTTTAATTACaggtttcggggcgggggggtgtcctCTCCGCCAGCACT
Coding sequences within:
- the FRMD8 gene encoding FERM domain-containing protein 8, giving the protein PWGVPRADALPPAPAALLFLPDGSGVPLALEPPPGPAAGELLRRLQGALRLPPAASEALALWLVSPLLEVQLKPRHRPLRLVRQWPELLLRFSLGSHADIAQDEPCLQLRRNVFFPKGKELELEEEELLRLLYEEARGNLLGGRYPVDPPDGEELGALACRLRLGPFQPGRHTAHSLRPLLGELLPPPPGRGGLWGALRRWGPRPPPPEEGLLRAFARTPGPQAPPAALYRAFLRRCHALPYYGCAFFPGAIDRPPGGLLARGGLRPVSVAVGLEGVTIIDPREKHVLLTLTFPELCWELVGAVGQEGDGAVGQEGDAVGPPQLWLEFDGDHEGAPVNRLLRVFSPQAELMSALIECCIELGGPGPPPPAPGPPPPPATEAEAEAEAETPARGAPLRRQESVTRPRLQRLATIDYVQEGQELRRVKPPRRSGSFFGRGGGSYTPVSGGAGLEQG